A region of the Sphingobium yanoikuyae genome:
TTATTGCTGAACGAACGTTATGGCCGGGTGCTGACCGGCCTGTCGCGCCAGCTCCGCTCCCCGCTCGATCATGATGCCGAAGCGGGCTGCTACAGCATCGCGATCAGCGTCATTCCCTGAAAAAGCGTCAGACCCGCTGATAGTCGCGGCGGAAATCGGCCGTGAAGGTCGATAATGTGCCCGCCGCGATATTGTCGCGCAGGCCCTGCATCAGTTCCTGATAGAAATGGATGTTATGCTGGGTCATCAGCATCGCGCCCAGCATCTCGCCCGACTTCACCAGATGATGGAGATAGGCGCGGCTCCAGGTCGCGCAGACCGGGCAGCCGCAGCGCGGATCGAGCGGGCCCAGATCCTCGTTGAACTTGGCGTTGCGGATGTTGAGCGGGCCGGCCCAGGTGAAGGCCTGGCCATTGCGGCCCGACCGGGTCGGCAGCACGCAATCGAACATGTCGATGCCGCGCTCCACGGCGCCGACGATGTCGTCGGGCTTGCCCACGCCCATCAGGTAGCGCGGCTTGTCCTGCGGCAGCATGTCGGGCGCGAAGTCGAGCGTGGCGAACATCGCCTCCTGCCCCTCGCCCACCGCAAGGCCACCCACGGCATAGCCGTCAAAGCCAATCTCGATCAGCTTTTCCGCCGAAATCTTGCGCAGTCCTTCGTTAAGCGAGCCCTGCTGGATGCCGAACAGGGCTGCGCGATCGGCATGGTCGCCGCCCGCATCGAAACCGTCGCGCGAGCGCTTGGCCCAGCGCATCGATCGCTCCATCGACCTGGCGGCCTCGTCATGGGTGCAGCCATTCTTGGTGCATTCGTCAAAGGCCATGACGATGTCGCTGTCGAGCAGCCGCTGGATCTCCATCGAGCGCTCGGGGCTGAGCATATGCTTGGAGCCGTCGAGATGGCTGGAGAAGGCGACCCCCTCCTCGCTCATCTTGGTAAGGGCGCTCAGGCTCATCACCTGATAGCCGCCGCTGTCGGTCAGGATCGGCCGGTCCCAGCCCATGAAGCCGTGCAGTCCGCCCAGTCGCGCCATGCGTTCGGCGCCGGGGCGCAGCATCAGATGATAGGTGTTGCCCAGGATGATGTCGGCACCGGTGGCGCGCACTTCGGCCGGGCGCATCGCCTTGACGGTGGCGGCGGTGCCGACCGGCATGAAGGCGGGCGTGCGGATCTCGCCGCGACGCATCTGGATCGCGCCGGTGCGGGCCTTGCCGTCGGTGGCGGCGATCGAGAAGGAAAAGCGGGGCTTGGTCATCGCCGCGCTCTAGGAGCGAACGCCCGCGCGCACAAGAGCGGCGCGGCCTGACCGCCGTTTCAGCCCGCCCGGCGGACGCCGTCGAACAGGGTCATCGCGTCGATGTCGAACCCCTCGACCCTGCGATAGCGGCCGATGAAGCGCAGACAATCGGCGGACAGGCGCAAGGTCCAGGGCTGGCCCTGCGCATCCTGTAGCGTGAGTGTCACATTCTTGCGGGCCGGAAGGCGATGCATGTCCATGCGACCGCTCTAATTAACAATGGTTAACAAAGGGCTGAGCAGAGGGGTTGAAAAGCGGAAACGAAAATTTCTGTTGCGATATCGCAACAACAATCTCCATTTCGGCGCATTTACCGCGCTTTCCGGGCAACAGTTGCGGATAAAAATGGTTAATGATCTGTCAACTATTTGTCCCGCACTGCATCATAAGCGCCGACCGTCGAAGGTTCAGATTCAAGAGAAAAATGGGGCGCACATGATTGATTCAGGACGCTTTAGTGCAGCTGACGAGCGCGCGACCGAGGTCGAAGCGGCATTCGAGATCGAAAGCTTTGGCGAGGATGCCGTAACGTCATCCCCCGCCCCTTCCCAACTGTTCGACCTCGGCCAGATCGACGTGCAGTGGGAGGCCGAATCCGAAACGCTCTGGGCGTTCATGACGCCGGCCAATCGCCCCAATTTCAGCATGACCATGCTGCGCGACGTCCGCTACTGGTATGCCGAGACCAAGCGGCTGTTCGATGCCGGCCAGTTGCCGGTCAAATATATGGTGGCCGGCTCCCGCTTCCCCGGCGTGTTCAACCTGGGCGGCGACCTCGAACTGTTCGCCGGCTGCATCGAACGCGGCGACCTGCCCGGCCTGGTCCAATATGGCCATGCCTGCATCGACGTCGTCCATCGCACCTGGCGCAACGGCGACATGCCGGTGGTGTCGATCGCGCTGGCGCAGGGCGATGCGCTGGGCGGCGGGTTCGAGGCGCTGCTCTGTTTCGACGTGGTGATCGCCGAGCGCAGCGCCCGTTTCGGCCTGCCCGAAATGCTGTTCGGCCTGTTCCCCGGCATGGGCGCCTATTCGATCCTGTCGCGCAAGCTGGGCCGGCTGGCGGCCGAGCGCATGATCCTGTCGGGCAAGGTCTTCACCGCGGAAGAGATGTTCGACATGGGCATCGTCCATACGCTGGTCGAGGATGGCGAGGGGGAAGCGGCGGTGCGCGATTTCGTCACCCGCAATCGCCCGCACCATGCCGGCCATGTCGGCGTCTATGAAGCCGGGCGCCGGGTCGATCCGCTGCACCATGACGAACTGAAGGATATTGTCGAGAATTGGGCCGCTTCGGCGCTCAAGACCGACCTAAAGGATATCCGCATGATGCGCCGGCTGGCGTCGGCCCAGACGCGCCTGACCAAATAGGGATCAGGCCAGGCGGCGCTGGCGGATCAGCGCCGCCATGTCATGGATATCGGCCCTGTTGCGGTTGAGCAGGGCCTGCAACTCGCCGATCGGGACCGGTCGGCTGAGGACGAAGCCCTGGACGTTGGTGAAGCCGGTTTCGCGGGCGTAGCGCAACTGTTCCTCGGTCTCGATCCCCTCCGCCACCGTCTCCACCTCCAGCGCGCGGGCCAGATAGGCGACGGACTGGGCAATCGCCCGGTCGCGGGGATTTTCACCGACGCCGCGCATGAAGCTCTGATCGACCTTGATCGTGTCGAACTCATGGGTGCGCAGCGCGCCCAGCGAGGAATAGCCGGTGCCGAAATCGTCGAGCGCGAGGCGCAGGCCGATGCGGCGCAATTCGCTGAGGATCAGATGGGTCCGGCGGTCATCTTCCAGGAAGATGGATTCGGTGACTTCCAGCTCCAGCCGGCGCGCCTTGAGCCCCGACTGGAGCAAAGCGGAAATGACGGCGCGCGGCAGGCCGTCGGTCTTGATGAGCGCGGGCGAGATGTTGACCGCGACCCGGATATCCTCGTCCCAGCCCATCGCGTCACGGCACGCCTGAGCCAGCGCCCAGTTGGTCATCGGCTCGATCAGGGCCGAGCTTTCGGCGATCGGGATGAACTCGGCCGGGGAAATCCAGCCCAGTTCCGGATGCTGCCAGCGCATCAGCGCCTCGCAGATGGTGATCCGGCCGGTCTCGGTATCGAAGATCGGCTGATAATGAAGTTGCAGCTCGCCATTGGCGAGCGCGCTGCGTAGCCCGGTCTCCAGCTCATAGGTGCGGTTCTGCCGCTCCTTCATGGTCCAGTCGAACTGGGCATGGCGGTTCCGCCCGGCATGCTTGGCCTTGTAGAGCGCAAGGTCGGCATGCTGCAGCAGTTCGTCGCCATCGGCGCCATCTTCGGGCGCGACGGCAATGCCCATCGAGGCGGAGATGGTCAGGTGATGGCCGCCGACTTCGAAATCGCCGGCAAGAATGCGGGTGATGTCGCCCGCGATCACTTCCGCCTGGATGCGGCTGACGCCGGGGCAGATCAGCACGAACTCGTCGCCGCCGAAACGCGCGACATGGCCGCGCCGGTCGAGCGCACGGGTCAGCCGTTCGGCCACCTGGCACAGCAGCTGGTCGCCGACGATATGGCCCAGCGTGTCGTTGATTTCCTTGAACCGGTCGAGGTCCATCCACAGGACGGCGGTCTGATCCGCATCGGAAATGCGATTGTCGAACAGGTCGCGCAGCCGCATCTGCATCGCCATGCGGTTTTCCACCCCGGTCAGGCTGTCATAGCGGGCCAGCCGCTCGAACTTGATCGCGAGGTTGCTCTTCTCCTGCTTGCCCTGCATCGCTTCCAGCACGATGCGGTGGGTGGTCTTGGTGATTTCCGCCATGGCGAAGATCATCAGGAAGCAGAGCACGCCAAGGACGACATAGCCGACGCCACCAGCGATCAGCAGGCCGATCGAGGTCGGCAGCATGGTGAAGCAGGTCTGGCCGACCGCGACATGGACCCGGCCGGCATTGCGCCCGGAAATGCCGCCCGCATAGGAAGCGACCATGCCGACGGCCAGGACATGCAGGGTCGCATTCTGGCTGATCGTCAGCGTCGCGAGCGATTGCAGCCCGAGCAGCGCGGCATAGATCCAGGCCCCCATTTCATAGGCGATTCCCCAGATCGGACGCGCCGGACCATCCTGATGCGCCAGCGCGCGCTGGAAATAGACGGCCGAAATGGAGCGACTGATTCCCACGATCAGGACCAACGCGGCGATGATGTGCATGGTCAGGACATGGGCCTGCCAGGCGAT
Encoded here:
- a CDS encoding putative bifunctional diguanylate cyclase/phosphodiesterase; this encodes MSRLVRHLCAVLRARFAPRTQQNAEVQDSLVKALYASPASLLSGAISGGSLSLVIAWQAHVLTMHIIAALVLIVGISRSISAVYFQRALAHQDGPARPIWGIAYEMGAWIYAALLGLQSLATLTISQNATLHVLAVGMVASYAGGISGRNAGRVHVAVGQTCFTMLPTSIGLLIAGGVGYVVLGVLCFLMIFAMAEITKTTHRIVLEAMQGKQEKSNLAIKFERLARYDSLTGVENRMAMQMRLRDLFDNRISDADQTAVLWMDLDRFKEINDTLGHIVGDQLLCQVAERLTRALDRRGHVARFGGDEFVLICPGVSRIQAEVIAGDITRILAGDFEVGGHHLTISASMGIAVAPEDGADGDELLQHADLALYKAKHAGRNRHAQFDWTMKERQNRTYELETGLRSALANGELQLHYQPIFDTETGRITICEALMRWQHPELGWISPAEFIPIAESSALIEPMTNWALAQACRDAMGWDEDIRVAVNISPALIKTDGLPRAVISALLQSGLKARRLELEVTESIFLEDDRRTHLILSELRRIGLRLALDDFGTGYSSLGALRTHEFDTIKVDQSFMRGVGENPRDRAIAQSVAYLARALEVETVAEGIETEEQLRYARETGFTNVQGFVLSRPVPIGELQALLNRNRADIHDMAALIRQRRLA
- the tgt gene encoding tRNA guanosine(34) transglycosylase Tgt, producing the protein MTKPRFSFSIAATDGKARTGAIQMRRGEIRTPAFMPVGTAATVKAMRPAEVRATGADIILGNTYHLMLRPGAERMARLGGLHGFMGWDRPILTDSGGYQVMSLSALTKMSEEGVAFSSHLDGSKHMLSPERSMEIQRLLDSDIVMAFDECTKNGCTHDEAARSMERSMRWAKRSRDGFDAGGDHADRAALFGIQQGSLNEGLRKISAEKLIEIGFDGYAVGGLAVGEGQEAMFATLDFAPDMLPQDKPRYLMGVGKPDDIVGAVERGIDMFDCVLPTRSGRNGQAFTWAGPLNIRNAKFNEDLGPLDPRCGCPVCATWSRAYLHHLVKSGEMLGAMLMTQHNIHFYQELMQGLRDNIAAGTLSTFTADFRRDYQRV
- a CDS encoding crotonase/enoyl-CoA hydratase family protein; amino-acid sequence: MIDSGRFSAADERATEVEAAFEIESFGEDAVTSSPAPSQLFDLGQIDVQWEAESETLWAFMTPANRPNFSMTMLRDVRYWYAETKRLFDAGQLPVKYMVAGSRFPGVFNLGGDLELFAGCIERGDLPGLVQYGHACIDVVHRTWRNGDMPVVSIALAQGDALGGGFEALLCFDVVIAERSARFGLPEMLFGLFPGMGAYSILSRKLGRLAAERMILSGKVFTAEEMFDMGIVHTLVEDGEGEAAVRDFVTRNRPHHAGHVGVYEAGRRVDPLHHDELKDIVENWAASALKTDLKDIRMMRRLASAQTRLTK